A window of Massilia sp. NR 4-1 genomic DNA:
AGCAGGCTGTCGCGCAGATTGCCGTGGTGGTAAGGTTTTGTGGCCATAAAGTTATCTTGACACGAGAAAGATACCATCGCACTATACAGATCTTTCCAGTGTAAAGATTGGAGTGCGCCATGTACCACTTTATCGTTGGCCGCAAACTGCGGCGTGCCTTCGGCGACATCAACGCCGGCGCCTATGAACGGGTGCTGCCGCAGTTTGCGGCGACACATCGCCACGTAATGCACGGCCATCACCCGCTGGCGGGCGAGCGCCATACGATGACCTCGACAGCGCAATGGTATGCACGCCTGGCGCGGCTACTGCCTGGGCTGCAGTTCGATATCGACGCCATCGCCGTCACCGGCTGGCCGTGGCGGACGATAGCTACCGTGACGTGGAAGGACCGCTTTGCGCTGCCCGACGGCAGCACCGGGTCCAATCAAGGCGTGCACGAATTCGAGCTGCGCTGGGGCCGCGTGCACAAGCTGGAAATCCATTGCGACACGGCGAAACTGGAGAACTACTGCCGCAGCATGGCCGCCAGCGGCATCGCCGAAGCCGCCGCCGCGCCGATCAGCGACGCCTGATTTCATTCACGGCGGCGAGCGGCGGTGCCATACCTGCTGCGTCCATTGCCGTGACGGCTGCCGGCTCCCACATTGACATATCGGTAAATTTCGATATACTCGGCTCATGGAATTGCTCGAAATCTTCAAAGCCCTCTCGAACCGTACCCGCCTTGAAATCCTGAAAGGCTTGAAGGATCCGGCGAAAAACTTCCCTCCGCAGGACGAAGGCGACGTTCTGACGGTGGGCGTCTGCGTCAGCAGCATTCAAGAAGGCGTGGGGCTGTCGCAGTCAACGGTGTCTGATTATCTGGCGAC
This region includes:
- a CDS encoding nuclear transport factor 2 family protein, encoding MYHFIVGRKLRRAFGDINAGAYERVLPQFAATHRHVMHGHHPLAGERHTMTSTAQWYARLARLLPGLQFDIDAIAVTGWPWRTIATVTWKDRFALPDGSTGSNQGVHEFELRWGRVHKLEIHCDTAKLENYCRSMAASGIAEAAAAPISDA
- a CDS encoding helix-turn-helix transcriptional regulator, whose protein sequence is MELLEIFKALSNRTRLEILKGLKDPAKNFPPQDEGDVLTVGVCVSSIQEGVGLSQSTVSDYLATLQRAGLVEARRIGQWTYYKRNEATISALAEIIGKEL